The following coding sequences are from one Halobaculum marinum window:
- a CDS encoding CoA-binding protein gives MPIEDADGLRRILGYNRVAVVGASTSYEKSAHIVPAYLQRHGYELRPVNPTADEIFGIQAYDSLADVIDPIDIVEIFRPGDEVPGIVEQALDRDDVKAIWIQPGIRNDEAVQKAEANGIEVVQDRCMKVEHGQLIRHPMD, from the coding sequence ATGCCCATCGAAGACGCCGACGGGCTCCGTCGGATTCTTGGATACAATCGCGTCGCCGTAGTCGGGGCGTCGACATCCTACGAGAAGTCAGCGCACATCGTGCCAGCATATCTTCAGCGCCACGGATATGAACTTCGTCCGGTCAACCCAACCGCCGACGAGATATTCGGCATCCAAGCGTACGACTCCCTGGCCGACGTTATCGACCCGATTGACATTGTCGAGATTTTTCGGCCGGGCGATGAGGTTCCTGGAATCGTCGAACAGGCTCTCGATCGAGACGACGTGAAGGCAATCTGGATACAACCCGGAATCCGAAACGATGAGGCGGTTCAAAAAGCGGAAGCAAACGGAATTGAAGTCGTCCAAGACCGGTGTATGAAGGTCGAACACGGACAACTGATTCGTCATCCTATGGACTGA
- a CDS encoding DUF7333 family protein → MEYDFTRSVVPLVAIVAIAAVALTSVMTPSTVFMMVLPSMIIFSIVAYFFGMKHGEFRASP, encoded by the coding sequence ATGGAGTACGACTTCACACGCTCGGTGGTCCCACTCGTCGCGATCGTCGCCATCGCGGCGGTCGCGCTCACGTCCGTGATGACTCCGTCGACGGTCTTCATGATGGTCCTGCCCTCGATGATCATCTTCTCGATCGTCGCGTACTTCTTCGGGATGAAACACGGCGAGTTCCGCGCCAGTCCCTGA
- a CDS encoding PQQ-dependent sugar dehydrogenase, with protein MSRRRLLAAVALSGTIAGCTGTFQSGSGAAPSSDGASAGQATSADASGSATSVEVTEAVTGISTPWGLAFLPDESGLLITEQDGNLLLADVESDEQTELEGVPEVYARGQGGLLDVTLHPDFDANGFVYLTYSVAGDGGSTTRVGRGRLERDEGRLADFEPIYTARPFVESTGHFGSRAVFDPEGYLYVSVGDRQFKNFGPDHVAQQLDNDLGSVLRLNDDGSIPDSNPFVDDPDASDAVFTYGNRNPQGLTVHPETGAVWETEYGERDGDEINILEAGANYGWPVADNSCEYGSSDAVGVPHEERDDVVAPVYGWPCGSGGFPPSGTTFYDGDAFPDWRGDLFVAGTAKQYLAHFTVDGRTVTEVSPLLADRGQRLRDVTVSPVSGHLYVAVDADDAPIYRIEPGQ; from the coding sequence GTGTCCCGACGCCGGCTCCTCGCAGCGGTTGCCCTCTCTGGCACGATAGCAGGCTGTACAGGCACCTTCCAGAGCGGGTCCGGTGCGGCCCCATCGAGTGACGGGGCATCGGCCGGCCAAGCGACCTCAGCGGACGCGTCTGGCTCGGCCACCAGCGTCGAGGTCACGGAGGCGGTGACCGGCATCTCAACTCCGTGGGGACTCGCCTTCCTCCCGGACGAGTCTGGGCTCTTGATCACCGAACAGGACGGGAACCTGCTACTGGCGGACGTGGAGTCCGACGAGCAGACAGAACTCGAAGGCGTCCCGGAGGTCTATGCTCGCGGTCAGGGTGGGCTCCTGGACGTGACGCTGCACCCCGACTTCGACGCGAACGGATTCGTCTACCTCACCTACTCCGTCGCGGGCGACGGCGGCTCGACCACACGAGTCGGTCGCGGCCGACTCGAACGCGACGAGGGTCGACTCGCCGACTTCGAACCGATCTACACCGCCCGGCCGTTCGTCGAGTCGACCGGCCACTTCGGCTCGCGAGCGGTCTTCGATCCCGAGGGGTATCTGTACGTGAGCGTCGGCGACCGGCAGTTCAAGAACTTCGGCCCGGACCACGTCGCACAGCAGTTGGACAACGACCTCGGGTCGGTGCTGCGACTCAACGACGACGGGTCTATCCCCGACTCGAACCCGTTCGTCGACGACCCAGACGCCTCGGACGCCGTGTTCACCTACGGCAACCGGAACCCGCAGGGGCTCACAGTCCACCCCGAGACTGGTGCGGTGTGGGAGACGGAGTACGGCGAGCGCGACGGCGACGAGATCAACATCCTCGAAGCGGGAGCGAACTACGGTTGGCCCGTCGCGGACAACTCCTGTGAGTACGGCAGCAGCGACGCGGTCGGCGTCCCACACGAAGAGCGCGACGACGTCGTCGCACCCGTCTACGGCTGGCCCTGTGGGAGCGGCGGCTTCCCCCCGAGTGGGACCACCTTCTACGACGGCGACGCGTTCCCCGACTGGCGCGGCGACCTGTTCGTCGCCGGCACGGCGAAGCAGTACCTCGCGCACTTCACGGTCGACGGCCGGACTGTGACGGAGGTGTCGCCGCTGCTGGCCGATCGCGGTCAGCGGCTCCGTGACGTGACGGTGTCGCCCGTCTCGGGCCACCTCTACGTGGCGGTGGATGCCGACGACGCGCCGATCTACCGGATCGAACCTGGCCAATAA
- a CDS encoding methyl-accepting chemotaxis protein, with translation MGAVVVTLGFGATFAVYVTTTGSNGLGALVGTLLVMTLNIGVVGIVIGGNVGVELRRLIAAASAIGRGEYEHVDVSSQRNDEFGELADAFEEMRISLRDAFEESEAAEARAVNAREESERLNEELLDHAATFADAMDDVSDGVFVADVPTQTDIEAMDAIGTAYTEMTVELSETIRGIRQFAAEVDTVGESLHEDATAVESTQYEFADDLREYAEEILEQADELESASAEAADLSAAVEEIAATAESVAGQSAEAASLSESGSQQATDTIDEMIELESAFDELSAVVGSLNERMSEVGESTELIDEIAEQTNMLALNANIEAARSGADGDGFAVVANEVKTLAEETRSQSEAITTAVSQTQADVDDVTAELETARERLRDGIETAKASGETFVDLDAIAAKVDDSVTEIARATDDTAATTEEVTATIDSVAGRARSVAERGLAVAEDAETNAETLSEMQSRMEQLTDATAELQEELESFETRATGPTGAATAPGEAGAVATDGGAR, from the coding sequence GTGGGTGCAGTCGTCGTGACGTTGGGATTCGGCGCGACATTCGCCGTGTACGTGACGACGACGGGATCGAACGGCCTGGGAGCGCTCGTCGGTACGCTACTCGTCATGACGCTCAACATCGGCGTCGTCGGTATCGTCATCGGCGGCAACGTCGGCGTCGAACTCCGTCGATTGATCGCCGCCGCGTCGGCGATCGGTCGCGGTGAGTACGAACACGTCGACGTGTCGTCACAGCGGAACGACGAGTTCGGTGAACTGGCCGACGCGTTCGAAGAGATGCGGATTTCGCTGCGGGACGCCTTCGAGGAGTCGGAGGCTGCGGAAGCTCGAGCCGTCAACGCCCGCGAGGAGTCCGAGCGGTTGAACGAGGAACTGCTCGACCACGCCGCGACGTTCGCAGACGCGATGGACGACGTCTCCGACGGCGTGTTCGTCGCAGACGTGCCGACGCAGACGGACATCGAGGCGATGGACGCGATCGGTACCGCCTACACCGAGATGACGGTCGAGCTCTCGGAGACGATTCGTGGGATCCGACAGTTCGCCGCCGAGGTCGACACCGTCGGCGAGTCGCTCCACGAGGACGCAACTGCCGTCGAGTCGACGCAGTACGAGTTCGCCGACGACCTCCGGGAGTACGCCGAAGAGATCCTTGAACAGGCTGACGAACTTGAGTCGGCCAGCGCGGAAGCCGCCGACCTGTCGGCCGCCGTCGAAGAGATCGCCGCGACGGCGGAGTCCGTCGCCGGGCAAAGCGCCGAGGCGGCGTCGTTGAGTGAGTCGGGGAGCCAGCAGGCCACCGACACCATCGACGAGATGATCGAGTTGGAATCCGCATTCGACGAGCTCTCGGCCGTCGTCGGGTCGTTGAACGAACGGATGAGCGAGGTCGGTGAGTCGACCGAACTCATCGACGAGATCGCCGAGCAGACCAACATGCTTGCGTTGAACGCGAACATCGAAGCCGCCCGGTCGGGGGCGGACGGTGACGGGTTCGCCGTCGTCGCCAACGAGGTCAAGACGTTGGCCGAAGAGACACGGTCACAGTCCGAAGCGATCACGACGGCGGTGTCGCAGACGCAAGCCGACGTCGACGACGTGACTGCGGAACTGGAGACGGCACGCGAACGTCTTCGAGACGGGATCGAGACCGCGAAAGCCAGCGGCGAGACGTTCGTCGACCTCGACGCGATCGCCGCGAAGGTCGACGACTCCGTCACCGAGATCGCGAGGGCGACGGACGACACCGCGGCGACGACCGAGGAGGTGACCGCGACCATCGACTCGGTGGCCGGACGCGCTCGGTCCGTCGCCGAACGTGGCCTCGCTGTCGCCGAGGACGCCGAGACCAACGCCGAGACACTCAGCGAGATGCAGTCGCGGATGGAACAGCTGACGGACGCGACCGCGGAACTGCAGGAGGAACTCGAGAGCTTCGAGACGCGTGCTACAGGGCCAACCGGAGCCGCGACCGCACCCGGTGAGGCAGGTGCCGTCGCGACCGATGGAGGGGCACGATGA
- a CDS encoding DsrE family protein — protein MKTVFHLADGDDDIQDATIRYAGGIFDDDSVEIDAVAVVANASGIDLVRADSTYAEDIAELSKGDVQFIACEKSMQAAGLTIDDIHDAAETAPTSVGVLTRLQDEGYRYIKVP, from the coding sequence ATGAAGACTGTCTTCCACCTCGCAGATGGAGACGACGACATTCAGGACGCAACGATTCGGTATGCCGGAGGAATCTTCGACGACGACTCCGTGGAGATCGATGCCGTTGCAGTCGTGGCAAACGCCTCTGGTATCGACCTCGTTCGAGCGGACTCCACGTACGCCGAGGATATCGCTGAGCTATCCAAAGGCGACGTTCAGTTCATCGCGTGCGAAAAATCGATGCAGGCAGCAGGATTAACAATCGACGATATTCATGACGCAGCTGAGACAGCCCCGACGTCAGTCGGTGTGCTGACCAGACTACAAGACGAGGGGTATCGCTACATCAAGGTCCCGTGA
- a CDS encoding DUF4242 domain-containing protein: protein MPLYMDVHRDVDASVEDVVEAHKKDLETQEKHGVKYLRYWVDEDKGAVFCLFEGPSKEAGEKVHKEAHGLTADEIFEVEQGE from the coding sequence ATGCCACTCTATATGGACGTTCATAGGGACGTCGATGCAAGCGTTGAGGATGTTGTAGAAGCTCACAAAAAGGATCTCGAAACCCAGGAGAAACACGGCGTGAAATACTTGAGATATTGGGTGGATGAAGACAAGGGAGCCGTCTTTTGCCTTTTTGAGGGGCCCAGCAAAGAAGCGGGTGAGAAAGTCCACAAAGAAGCCCACGGGCTCACTGCAGACGAGATCTTCGAAGTCGAACAGGGCGAGTGA
- a CDS encoding NAD(P)-dependent alcohol dehydrogenase encodes MREGRPFPVRFFSGLRRPTSIPGDAFAGEVADVGRDVTQFAVGDRVFGSTAPESGAHAEYVCVPEDGILERTPTGVSDAEAAAVADNGVTAILFLRDVADLKPGQSILVNGASGGIGTFAVQLAHHIGAEVTGVCSTQNVDLVRSLGADAVVDYTTTDAARTGERYDVIFDAVGKGSFGQFEQALRPGGLYLTTVPSARVLVDMARTRLVGDKRAVFAATGMKPTEVRKPALRELTELLDAGDIRAVIGRRYPMAEIADAHRYVDTGHKRGTAVVTIG; translated from the coding sequence ATGCGCGAGGGGCGACCGTTCCCCGTTCGCTTCTTCAGCGGCCTGCGGCGACCCACGTCGATCCCGGGCGACGCGTTCGCCGGGGAGGTCGCAGACGTCGGGCGGGACGTCACGCAGTTCGCCGTCGGCGACCGGGTGTTCGGGTCGACGGCACCCGAGTCGGGCGCTCACGCCGAGTACGTCTGCGTCCCCGAAGACGGCATCCTCGAACGCACGCCGACGGGTGTGAGCGACGCCGAAGCCGCCGCCGTCGCCGACAACGGCGTCACGGCGATCCTGTTCCTCCGAGACGTGGCCGACCTCAAACCCGGACAGTCCATCCTCGTCAACGGCGCCTCGGGCGGGATCGGGACGTTCGCCGTCCAACTCGCGCACCACATCGGCGCCGAGGTCACCGGCGTCTGCAGCACGCAGAACGTCGACCTCGTCCGGTCGCTCGGGGCTGACGCCGTCGTCGACTACACGACTACCGACGCCGCCAGGACGGGTGAGCGGTACGACGTGATCTTCGACGCCGTTGGCAAGGGGTCGTTCGGGCAGTTCGAGCAGGCGCTGCGCCCGGGCGGACTGTACCTGACGACCGTCCCGTCGGCACGGGTCCTCGTCGACATGGCTCGAACGAGACTGGTGGGTGACAAGCGGGCCGTCTTCGCGGCGACGGGGATGAAGCCAACAGAAGTACGGAAGCCGGCGCTGCGAGAACTCACCGAGCTCCTCGACGCCGGAGATATCCGCGCGGTGATCGGGCGACGGTATCCGATGGCTGAGATCGCCGACGCCCATCGCTACGTCGACACCGGCCACAAGCGCGGGACGGCCGTGGTCACCATCGGCTGA
- a CDS encoding amino acid permease: protein MSGQSGELERTLGFVEAMTLGGGTMIGAGIFILPGIAAETAGPASSISYALAGFVALLAALSLSELATGMPIAGGSYHYVNRALGGLFGAIVGWGMWTGLMFASAFYMIGFGQYLVEPIPFLDGRIFIVALGLVGLALLLGVNYYGTEESSAFQNVTIGTETAIILVFVAVGVFFIDPGNLEPFAPFGPAGIVATTGIVFISFLGFEIIATVAGEIKNPSRVIPLSMILSVVLVTLLYVLVMLVSTGVVPFESLGDSPIPVSDVAVVYLGPAGVVAIVFAAIIAAISSSNSSILAASRVIYAMGRDGVVTDWFNVNHPRFYTPHRAIAATGGVTTLLILAGLQVDTIIALLAEAASFSFLVAYSLVHVSLVVFRRADPEDYDPSFTLPKPLYPAVPILGVVSSVVVVSQMATVVVVIGTGIVAFGVAWYLTYTRGRVVSEGLLREAIYGPPAEPFRVVVPVANPATQRGLLQLAAASAHTNEDRGTPEVVAVNVTPVDNPSALVNLEADRADHQRTLLENAHDIATKMDVTLRTRAVVASNVGEAILDVIEEEAADEVILGWDGTLDDGDDHVFGPVVDPVVRQCRCDISLVNLESDTIGVPVAFVAPGANAPVVAHQAVEFASVDDTVPTLLNVQTPRHEHDFDAEERGRAVIADAAEAAGLDPSEYDTQVVVDDDVGRAVVEAASEYDTVCVGLSGRADGAKIPYGAVTERVVHDVPGNVALIRGSRAELE, encoded by the coding sequence ATGAGCGGGCAAAGCGGCGAACTCGAGCGAACGCTCGGCTTCGTCGAGGCGATGACGCTCGGCGGCGGCACGATGATTGGTGCAGGCATCTTCATCCTCCCGGGCATCGCCGCCGAGACCGCCGGCCCCGCGAGTTCGATCTCCTACGCGCTCGCCGGATTCGTCGCGTTACTCGCGGCACTCTCGCTGTCCGAACTGGCGACGGGGATGCCGATCGCGGGCGGGAGCTACCACTACGTCAACCGCGCCCTCGGTGGGCTGTTCGGTGCCATCGTCGGCTGGGGGATGTGGACGGGGCTGATGTTCGCGAGCGCGTTCTACATGATCGGCTTCGGCCAGTACCTCGTCGAGCCGATTCCGTTTCTCGACGGCCGGATCTTCATCGTCGCGCTGGGGCTCGTCGGGCTGGCGCTCCTCCTCGGCGTCAACTACTACGGGACTGAGGAGTCGAGCGCCTTCCAGAACGTCACCATCGGCACCGAGACCGCAATCATCCTCGTGTTCGTCGCGGTCGGCGTGTTCTTCATCGACCCCGGGAACCTCGAGCCGTTCGCCCCCTTCGGTCCGGCTGGGATCGTCGCCACGACCGGCATCGTCTTCATCTCGTTTCTGGGATTCGAGATCATCGCCACCGTCGCCGGCGAGATCAAGAACCCGAGTCGGGTCATCCCACTGTCGATGATCCTCTCGGTGGTGCTGGTGACGCTCCTGTACGTCCTCGTCATGCTCGTCAGCACCGGCGTTGTCCCCTTCGAGTCGCTGGGCGACTCGCCGATTCCTGTCTCGGACGTCGCCGTCGTCTACCTCGGTCCGGCGGGGGTGGTCGCCATCGTCTTCGCGGCCATCATCGCGGCGATATCCAGTTCGAACTCCTCGATCCTCGCGGCCTCGCGAGTCATCTACGCCATGGGCAGAGACGGCGTGGTGACCGACTGGTTCAACGTGAACCACCCGCGCTTCTACACACCCCATCGAGCGATCGCGGCCACCGGCGGCGTGACGACGCTACTGATCCTCGCCGGCTTGCAGGTGGACACGATCATCGCACTGCTCGCGGAGGCCGCGAGCTTCAGCTTCCTCGTCGCCTACTCGCTCGTCCACGTCTCGCTCGTCGTCTTCCGGCGTGCTGACCCGGAGGACTACGACCCCTCGTTCACGCTCCCGAAACCCCTCTACCCTGCTGTCCCGATTCTGGGAGTCGTCTCGTCGGTCGTCGTCGTCTCGCAGATGGCGACCGTCGTCGTCGTCATCGGGACGGGTATCGTCGCCTTCGGCGTCGCCTGGTACCTCACGTACACCCGAGGACGCGTCGTGAGCGAAGGACTCCTGAGAGAGGCGATCTACGGGCCCCCGGCCGAACCGTTCCGCGTTGTCGTGCCGGTGGCGAACCCCGCGACACAGCGGGGGTTGCTCCAACTCGCGGCTGCGAGTGCACACACAAACGAGGACCGTGGGACGCCAGAGGTCGTCGCGGTCAACGTCACACCGGTCGACAACCCCTCGGCGCTCGTGAACCTCGAAGCCGACCGCGCGGACCACCAGCGGACCCTCCTGGAGAACGCCCACGACATCGCGACGAAGATGGACGTCACCCTCCGTACCAGAGCGGTGGTCGCCTCCAACGTCGGCGAGGCGATACTCGACGTCATCGAGGAGGAGGCGGCGGACGAGGTCATCCTCGGTTGGGATGGAACGCTCGACGACGGCGACGACCACGTCTTCGGACCAGTCGTCGACCCGGTGGTCCGCCAGTGCAGATGTGACATCTCGCTCGTCAACCTCGAATCCGACACCATCGGGGTGCCGGTGGCGTTCGTCGCGCCGGGGGCGAACGCGCCCGTCGTCGCACACCAGGCTGTCGAGTTCGCGAGCGTCGACGATACCGTTCCGACACTGCTGAACGTCCAGACGCCACGACACGAGCACGACTTCGACGCCGAGGAACGCGGGCGAGCAGTGATCGCCGACGCCGCCGAGGCAGCCGGGCTCGACCCGAGCGAGTACGACACGCAGGTCGTCGTCGACGACGACGTCGGGCGTGCCGTCGTCGAGGCGGCCAGCGAGTACGACACGGTCTGTGTCGGGCTCTCGGGGCGTGCTGACGGCGCGAAGATACCCTACGGCGCGGTCACCGAGCGCGTCGTGCACGACGTCCCGGGCAACGTCGCCCTGATACGTGGGTCGCGAGCGGAGTTGGAGTAG
- a CDS encoding PAS domain-containing sensor histidine kinase, with the protein MTEKVFPTVFGKLEAAVLLFSEDGAPRECNPATEQLLGYSQTELSHTSLADLIAPQAEVGEAQVYDYINSAASGETQTFEWKIQRANGEPRWVQVTLSSISLDGGQYVLGEFQDLTAHKARGRRLQLLYRVLRHNLRNDMNVILGYADDLQEAVEDADIERQLDIVKRTAQKVGGLSDSVADLERLIEKDASERHRMNVVEIVRTVVAEVEDKSPETSIEVSSEMEETYVSVDEGFKIALEHVIVNGIEHNDTDDPHVTISQDVSDHGVVIRVADNGPGIPEMEINALENGPTPLEHGSGLGLSIIQWCTRSLGGDIDIDTHEDTGTTVSIHLPRLVR; encoded by the coding sequence TTGACGGAGAAGGTGTTCCCGACGGTGTTCGGGAAACTGGAGGCAGCCGTGCTTCTGTTTTCGGAAGATGGAGCCCCGAGGGAATGCAATCCAGCGACCGAACAGCTACTGGGCTACAGCCAGACGGAATTGTCCCACACATCGCTGGCCGATCTGATCGCACCACAGGCCGAAGTCGGCGAGGCGCAGGTCTACGACTACATCAACAGTGCCGCCAGTGGCGAGACGCAGACGTTCGAGTGGAAGATCCAGCGCGCCAACGGTGAACCTCGATGGGTACAGGTAACCCTCTCTTCTATCTCACTGGACGGCGGCCAGTACGTGCTCGGAGAGTTCCAAGATCTGACGGCACACAAAGCCCGAGGACGACGCCTTCAGTTGCTCTACCGAGTACTGCGTCACAACCTTCGTAACGATATGAACGTTATCCTGGGATACGCCGACGACCTCCAGGAGGCGGTCGAAGACGCTGACATCGAGCGCCAACTCGATATTGTCAAAAGAACTGCCCAGAAAGTCGGGGGCTTGAGCGATTCGGTGGCAGATCTGGAGCGGCTCATCGAGAAGGACGCCTCGGAACGCCACCGAATGAACGTCGTCGAGATCGTCCGGACGGTCGTCGCCGAAGTAGAAGACAAGTCCCCCGAGACAAGCATCGAAGTAAGCAGCGAGATGGAGGAGACGTATGTCAGCGTTGACGAGGGATTCAAAATTGCGCTGGAACACGTCATAGTCAACGGCATCGAACACAACGACACCGACGACCCCCACGTAACCATCAGTCAGGACGTCTCCGATCACGGCGTTGTCATCAGGGTCGCTGATAATGGCCCCGGCATCCCCGAGATGGAGATTAATGCGCTAGAGAATGGACCCACACCCCTTGAGCATGGTAGCGGACTGGGGCTGTCGATCATTCAATGGTGTACTCGCTCGCTTGGCGGTGACATCGATATCGATACTCACGAAGACACCGGAACCACCGTGTCGATCCACCTCCCTCGCCTCGTCCGATAG
- a CDS encoding tyrosine-type recombinase/integrase, producing MEWKREPLREDELADLLEAADERDLTHQVTIYTLAHTGMRADELAHMTDDWVDWQNERLRVPAREGDWSPKTDHAARSIPIKQPGTLRRLRDYFGYHAEYGATRQTVTNRVKGVAASTEIRKKISPHVLRHTYGTLIAARGATPQYIRQTMGHADLSSANDYLQYAGTQLDAEAEELW from the coding sequence ATGGAGTGGAAACGCGAACCCCTCAGGGAAGACGAACTGGCCGACCTGCTCGAGGCCGCCGACGAGCGCGACCTCACCCATCAGGTGACGATCTACACGCTTGCCCACACCGGGATGCGCGCCGACGAGCTGGCGCACATGACCGACGACTGGGTCGACTGGCAGAACGAACGGCTCCGCGTGCCCGCCCGCGAGGGCGACTGGTCGCCGAAGACCGACCACGCGGCGCGGAGCATCCCGATCAAGCAGCCGGGGACGCTTCGGCGACTCCGCGACTACTTCGGGTACCACGCCGAGTACGGGGCGACGCGGCAGACGGTGACGAATCGGGTAAAGGGCGTCGCGGCGTCGACGGAAATCCGCAAGAAGATCTCGCCGCACGTCCTGCGGCACACCTACGGGACGTTGATCGCGGCTCGAGGGGCGACGCCGCAGTACATCCGGCAGACGATGGGTCACGCGGACCTCTCGAGCGCGAACGACTACCTACAGTACGCGGGGACGCAGTTGGACGCTGAGGCTGAGGAGTTGTGGTAA
- a CDS encoding bacteriorhodopsin, producing the protein MIADSTMYFGAALAYAAVFAVLLVRLRSLEGPARRIGGAATAIIGVSTVAYVLMGLGVTVEFAGGTLDLPNLVDDVIAYAGVYAITAALAGASVRLIGAAAIIVTIQRVAFELPYAGYVGETGALAAAAVVIVGWFVVAALFVRPIWRAAESMAADRRLLHWKCRNLVLFLMAMLIVYAVCALFGVLGEFVNTSVNLYIDLLMRVGIAGLLFVNADAIGAVASNEVERRSHLLTPADD; encoded by the coding sequence ATGATCGCCGACTCGACGATGTACTTCGGTGCGGCGCTTGCGTACGCAGCGGTGTTCGCGGTGCTGCTCGTCCGCCTCCGCTCGCTCGAGGGGCCGGCACGCCGAATCGGCGGCGCTGCCACGGCGATCATCGGCGTGTCGACGGTCGCGTACGTGCTGATGGGGCTGGGCGTCACCGTGGAGTTCGCCGGCGGGACGCTCGACCTCCCGAACCTCGTCGACGACGTGATCGCGTACGCTGGGGTGTACGCGATCACCGCCGCGTTGGCGGGCGCATCCGTCCGACTGATCGGTGCCGCCGCGATCATCGTGACGATCCAACGAGTCGCGTTCGAACTCCCGTACGCCGGCTACGTCGGAGAGACGGGGGCACTCGCTGCTGCAGCGGTGGTGATCGTCGGTTGGTTCGTCGTCGCCGCACTGTTCGTGCGCCCCATCTGGCGCGCCGCCGAATCGATGGCCGCCGACCGACGACTGCTCCACTGGAAGTGCCGGAACCTCGTGTTGTTCCTCATGGCGATGCTGATCGTGTACGCAGTCTGTGCCCTATTCGGCGTACTCGGCGAGTTCGTCAACACCTCCGTGAACCTCTACATCGATCTGCTCATGCGTGTCGGCATCGCCGGGCTGTTGTTCGTGAACGCCGACGCGATCGGAGCAGTGGCGAGCAACGAAGTCGAACGGCGCTCGCATCTGCTGACGCCGGCCGACGACTGA